Proteins co-encoded in one Polaromonas vacuolata genomic window:
- the rpsP gene encoding 30S ribosomal protein S16: MVVIRLARGGSKHRPFFNIVVADKRVRRDGRFIERIGFYNPIAKGGEEGLRIAQDRLTHWVGVGAQASPTVTRLIKQGAAAAAKAAV; the protein is encoded by the coding sequence ATGGTCGTCATCCGACTTGCACGCGGCGGTTCTAAGCACCGTCCATTTTTTAACATCGTTGTGGCCGACAAACGCGTTCGCCGCGATGGTCGCTTCATCGAGCGTATTGGGTTTTACAACCCAATCGCTAAAGGTGGCGAAGAAGGCCTGCGTATTGCGCAAGACCGTCTGACTCACTGGGTTGGTGTTGGTGCTCAGGCATCCCCAACTGTGACCCGTCTGATTAAGCAGGGCGCTGCTGCCGCTGCTAAAGCCGCAGTCTAA
- the rimM gene encoding ribosome maturation factor RimM (Essential for efficient processing of 16S rRNA) has protein sequence MLTVLESTGLPADAIEVGRILDAWGVKGWLKVLPHSTQPEALLTAKTWFLQAPDAKFRPGFSAFKGTVRVSVDESKTHSDSVVSKLASMDDRNDAEALRGCRIFLPRSSFPAATTDEYYWVDLIGLNVVNREGIVLGCVRDLMTTGPHSVLCVESQMTQEDGQEVATERMIPFVAAYVDTVDLPGKLITVDWQPDY, from the coding sequence ATGCTGACCGTCCTCGAGTCGACTGGCTTGCCAGCTGACGCCATTGAAGTCGGTCGCATATTGGACGCCTGGGGTGTTAAGGGTTGGCTAAAAGTTTTACCCCATAGCACCCAGCCAGAGGCCTTGCTAACTGCTAAAACGTGGTTTTTGCAAGCGCCCGACGCAAAATTTCGCCCTGGTTTCTCGGCCTTTAAAGGCACGGTCCGTGTGAGCGTTGATGAATCCAAAACCCACTCAGATTCCGTGGTCTCCAAGCTCGCTAGCATGGATGACCGCAATGACGCAGAAGCTCTGCGTGGCTGCCGCATATTTTTGCCGCGCAGCAGTTTTCCCGCCGCCACAACTGATGAGTACTATTGGGTCGATTTAATCGGCCTGAATGTCGTTAACCGTGAGGGCATTGTCCTTGGTTGCGTTCGTGATTTGATGACTACTGGCCCGCACTCTGTGCTGTGCGTCGAATCTCAAATGACTCAGGAAGATGGTCAAGAAGTTGCCACCGAGCGCATGATCCCGTTTGTCGCCGCTTACGTTGACACGGTTGATCTCCCGGGCAAACTCATCACTGTCGACTGGCAGCCCGATTACTAA